The sequence CCCTAAATGGTAAAAGGCCATAACAATGATGCTGCCGAAAAGAAATATATCATAATTAATGCGTTTTGATCTCATCGCTCTGAGATCATTCGCTTTCCCCAATGTTAGCTTCTCCCAGGCACCGCCTCTGCGATGATGGAAGTTGGACACTTGCATGATGAGGTCCAGACTCGAACCGTCAGGCTGAAAATCAGCAACCCCGGGGTGATATTTTGCTTGCGATGTCTCACGCGTTTTCCCCACTTTTCCGATGGAGCATAATGCTTTACCGTTTAAAAACAGATTAAGCGCCGATCCCATATCCATATATTTAATCGCCAGCGATTTTGCTGCCGGGCTGGGATGGATAAAAATCCTTAAGCGATACGTGGCATAACCCTTTGGTGCGGGTCGCGTGTTATCTGATTTGAATGTATGCCAGAAGCCGGGCACAACAATGAAACCGGATTTTTCCGGTGGACTGGCTGATAAAAAATCTTGAGGGGGGATCAATTGATTCCAATAAAATTCATACTCACCTGAGAGATCGATCGGGCCATCCTGGTCAAAATCCCAACTCGAAAGATCCAGAACACCTCTCACCGCTTTTGGAGTCCTTTTCTTATCACCATTGCTTGTACAGCCAATAATAAAACAAAAGACTATTATACAGCAATATTTCAGTACCTTATAATTCATATTGTCCGATCGGTGCAGCGGCCGGGTCCGATCCCTTAGGAAAATGGTTGCAAAACTCATCTTACAATTTAACCGGCGGGTGACAAACTTAAAAGATATTTGTCATTATCGGCCATTTTTCTAAAAACTTAAGTGGATATTGATTTTACTATCAGTTTAACCCTAAACCCTATCCGAACACTGCAATAAGTTTTGGCAAAAGCTTAAATTTTCATCTGTTTCCTTGTAAGCGATTGGTTGCTAGGTCGAAATCAGAACCAGGGCAACTATCGCAGCGCCGACACCCGCCCATTGCTGTCCTTTCAGCCGTTCCTTAAGCAGGAACCAGGCGAGCAGCACCGTTGTGGCGGGATAAAGCGAGGCCAGGATGGCAGATACATCGAGACGCCCGGTTTGGGCGGCCAGGGCGAAAAAGGCGTTCCCGGCGGCATCGAGAATGCCGGTTAGCGCGATGCAGGGAATTTGGTTTCCCGGTGGTACGAAACGGGTTTTTTTCATCAACAGCACGATCGCCATCATGCTGGTGGAAGCCGTCCTGGCGGCCACCAACGGCCAGAATATGCCCTGGCTGCTCACATATCCGATGCAGACAAAAAACAGGCCGAATCCCAGCCCGGCAACCATCGACAGGCCGAGTTCCGCTTTTCTAATCCGGGAGCTGCTTTCCGGAGCGGAGAGAAACCAAACCGCCATAAAGGCCACCGCAAATCCCGAAATCTGTGTCAGCCGGGGAAGGCCTTCCGTGAAGAAGGCGAAGCAGACCGGTAACATGGCGGTCAGCACCGCCGAAAGAGGGGCCACCACTCCCATGCGGCCGGATGCAAGGCCTTTGTAAAAGGCCGTCAGTCCAAGAACGCCGCAGATGCCGGCAACCCCGCCCCAGACCAAAGCGGGCGTTGCCGGCACCGGTTCCGAAAAAAGAAAGCCGAATGTCACCAGCATCAGGGCGCCGATCACCTGGGAAAACAGAATCACCGTCAGCACACTGTTGCGCCTGGAGGCCCAGCCTCCGCTAAAATCCCCGGCCCCCCACACGATGGCGGAGCTAAGACCGTATGTAATGGCAATGGTTTCCGAAGTCATTTTTTTGATACGTTCAATTCGTTATGATCCATCCAGAAATTTCGGAGGACGTTTAGATTGGTGAAGCGCAAACCCCTCCGTGCACCATACCATAGGGCTGGAGGTGCTTTTGCTGAACTTTCACTTCCAGATCGGATTTTCCCCGATGTATAGACCGGATCTTCATGGAAAGCAGGGAAAAATAGGGGGAACTGTTTACAATCTCTGCAATGGCTTTAACGTGGTCGGGATTGAGTTTTTTTGGCTCGGGCACCTTTCACTCCTTCAATTTTGACACTAATTTTGTAGATTTACAAATCATCTCTGGTAATGGCTCAAATGGGTACCTTTATCCTCAATGGAAAATATAACTCTTTCTCAGAATGAGACCCTTGAAAAATGTTCAATTTTGGCATAGTTCAAGGCGGACGAAATTTTTAACCGGAAGAATACATTGAGTATTTTGAGGATTAAAAATTGAGTCCAACGCAGAAATCTGCCAAAGGGGGACCTTTTGCAAAGGTCTCAGAATTTTTCGGCTGCTTTTTTAAGCAGTTGTTGAACCGGTGGGCTGAACCAGCAATCCAGAAAAATTTCCTGTTTTGCTTGGTGGTTTTTTTCGTATACCACCCGGACCGCCTCCACACGGTTGGCCTTAATCGCTGCAAATGCCTTTTTTGTGAGGGCCGCCACGTTGGCAATCTTTTTCAAAGCATGGTTTTCAACCTTGTTTTGAGAAAGGACTTCATCCACCAGGCCAATTTTTTCGGCCTTGATCGGTTCGATGAATTCACCCAGGTAAATCATTTCGGTTGCCGCCCGGTCACCCACAATTTGCCGCAGCATCAAATCGGACAGATAAGGCACCGGGACACCTATTTTAATCTCATTCAACCCCAGTAATTTTCTGCCGGAAGCTAAAAAACGATAATCACAACTGGAGGCAAGAATCGTTCCCCCTGCAATGGCATGACCGGTTATGGCACAGGCTGTGGGTATGGGAAGTGTAAAAATATCGAATACAACCTGATTAAATCTATAATAAAATTCGGTCATTTTAGATCTGTCCAGCTTCAATAATGCCGGTAAATCAAAACCGATACTGAAAAACTTTTCCCCTCCAGCCAGAACCATACCGCTAAACTCTGCTTTAATCCGGTTCACTGCGGCAGAAAGATTTTCCACCAGGGTGGTATTAATCGCATTGGTCACTTGGTTATCCAATCGCAACACTGCCACGTTATGGTGTTGTTCTAGTTTTACTTTTTCCATCGCCTCCTCCTAAGATAAAAGACTTTTTCTTAACCTTTTCGCTAGCGACACCATTAACAATCCAACCTTTTTTAACGTTACGCCCCGGTAATGGTTACAGAAAAACCGGCAATAATGACAGAACCAGTAGACATGCCATACTGAAGTTAAAAACCTTTCGATAAAAATCGGTGGTTAATAATCGTCTGATATTGGTGCCCAGAAATGTCCAAAAAGATACACAGGGAAAGCAAACGATACAAAACACAACGGCAATAAGCAAAACCTGGAGAAAAACATCCCTGCCCACTGAAGTAAAGGTGGCAATCGCGCCAATTGCTATCATCCAGGCCTTGGGGTTGACCCATTGGAAGATAACGGCCTGCCAGAAAGTAAAGGGCTTCTTGCTGATGCCTTTACTATCAAAATCACTGAATGTGGCAATCTTGTATGCAAGATACAGCAAGTATGCCGCTCCAACATACTTAAGGATATGGTGAATCACCGGAAAGGATGTAAACACACTGCCAAGGCCCAGCCCCAGTAAAATAATCATGACAGGAAAACCTAAAACAATACCAAAGATATGGGGGAGTGTTTTCTTGTATCCGAAATTCACCCCTGACGCGGTCACCATCACATTATTTGGCCCGGGTGTGATTGCCATAGAAATGGAAAACGATAACAATGATAGCATGAATTCAAATTGCATATATTTTATCTTTCGTTCCTTCAATACACAGGTGATTGCAAATGAATATCACCTATGGTAGATATCATAAACAAATTTTAAAAGAAAGTAATCCAATGAGCGACTTAATTAGTGCCTGAACGAAAAGTCATGGTTTTACGAGCCAGCCGGTTGGTTATGTTCGTTCATTAAATTACTACCGTTCAAAATGATGGCAGCCAGTAGTAAATCAAATCTTGGCTACCT comes from Thermodesulfobacteriota bacterium and encodes:
- a CDS encoding enoyl-CoA hydratase/isomerase family protein, producing the protein MEKVKLEQHHNVAVLRLDNQVTNAINTTLVENLSAAVNRIKAEFSGMVLAGGEKFFSIGFDLPALLKLDRSKMTEFYYRFNQVVFDIFTLPIPTACAITGHAIAGGTILASSCDYRFLASGRKLLGLNEIKIGVPVPYLSDLMLRQIVGDRAATEMIYLGEFIEPIKAEKIGLVDEVLSQNKVENHALKKIANVAALTKKAFAAIKANRVEAVRVVYEKNHQAKQEIFLDCWFSPPVQQLLKKAAEKF
- a CDS encoding DMT family transporter, which codes for MLTVILFSQVIGALMLVTFGFLFSEPVPATPALVWGGVAGICGVLGLTAFYKGLASGRMGVVAPLSAVLTAMLPVCFAFFTEGLPRLTQISGFAVAFMAVWFLSAPESSSRIRKAELGLSMVAGLGFGLFFVCIGYVSSQGIFWPLVAARTASTSMMAIVLLMKKTRFVPPGNQIPCIALTGILDAAGNAFFALAAQTGRLDVSAILASLYPATTVLLAWFLLKERLKGQQWAGVGAAIVALVLIST
- a CDS encoding LysE family translocator, with translation MQFEFMLSLLSFSISMAITPGPNNVMVTASGVNFGYKKTLPHIFGIVLGFPVMIILLGLGLGSVFTSFPVIHHILKYVGAAYLLYLAYKIATFSDFDSKGISKKPFTFWQAVIFQWVNPKAWMIAIGAIATFTSVGRDVFLQVLLIAVVFCIVCFPCVSFWTFLGTNIRRLLTTDFYRKVFNFSMACLLVLSLLPVFL
- a CDS encoding 7TM-DISM domain-containing protein, which translates into the protein MNYKVLKYCCIIVFCFIIGCTSNGDKKRTPKAVRGVLDLSSWDFDQDGPIDLSGEYEFYWNQLIPPQDFLSASPPEKSGFIVVPGFWHTFKSDNTRPAPKGYATYRLRIFIHPSPAAKSLAIKYMDMGSALNLFLNGKALCSIGKVGKTRETSQAKYHPGVADFQPDGSSLDLIMQVSNFHHRRGGAWEKLTLGKANDLRAMRSKRINYDIFLFGSIIVMAFYHLGLFFLRRKEKAPLIFSAFCFLISLRILTTGERYLMELFPTINWQLLVKLEYLSFYLSVPVFTQFVHRLFPERFSKKFLNLVNVTSTVFSAMVILLPVHLFSHTLPAYQIFTLVILLYALYVLLIESLNKEMESIIFLGGFIIIFLAVINDILNSA